In one window of Bos taurus isolate L1 Dominette 01449 registration number 42190680 breed Hereford chromosome 15, ARS-UCD2.0, whole genome shotgun sequence DNA:
- the SLC35C1 gene encoding GDP-fucose transporter 1 has protein sequence MNRASLKRSKILHMALMGTSDPSGEAEASQEKPFVLRALQIALVVSLYWVTSISMVFLNKYLLDSPSLRLDTPIFVTFYQCLVTVLLCKGLSSLATCCPGTVDFPALHLDLKVARSVLPLSVVFIGMITFNNLCLKYVGVAFYNVGRSLTTVFNVLLSYLLLKQTTSFYALLTCSVIIGGFWLGVDQEGAEGTLSWTGTLFGVLASLCVSLNAIYTKKVLPAVDGSIWRLTFYNNANACVLFLPLLLALGELRALLAFPQLGSAHFWAMMTLGGLFGFAIGYVTGLQIKFTSPLTHNVSGTAKACAQTVLAVLYYEEAKSFLWWTSNMMVLGGSSAYTWVRGREMKKTQEEPHPRENEKSNMEV, from the exons ATGAACAGGGCCTCTCTGAAGCGGTCAAAAATCCTGCACATGGCACTGATGGGGACTTCCGATCCCTCTGGAGAGGCAGAGGCCAGCCAGGAGAAGCCCTTTGTACTGCGGGCACTGCAGATCGCCCTGGTCGTCTCTCTCTACTGGGTCACGTCCATCTCCATGGTGTTCCTTAACAAGTACCTGCTGGATAGCCCCTCCCTGCGGCTGGACACCCCCATCTTCGTCACCTTCTACCAGTGCCTGGTGACCGTGCTGCTGTGCAAGGGCCTCAGTTCACTGGCCACCTGCTGCCCTGGAACCGTGGACTTCCCCGCCCTGCACCTGGACCTCAAGGTGGCCCGCAGCGTCCTGCCCCTGTCTGTGGTCTTCATTGGCATGATCACCTTCAATAACCTCTGCCTCAAGTATGTGGGTGTGGCCTTCTACAACGTGGGTCGCTCACTCACCACCGTCTTCAATGTGCTGCTCTCCTACCTGCTGCTCAAGCAAACCACCTCCTTCTATGCCTTGCTCACCTGCAGCGTCATCATCG GTGGCTTCTGGCTTGGAGTGGACCAGGAAGGAGCAGAGGGCACCCTGTCTTGGACGGGGACCCTCTTCGGCGTGCTCGCCAGCCTCTGCGTCTCGCTCAACGCCATCTATACCAAGAAGGTGCTCCCGGCGGTGGACGGCAGCATCTGGCGTCTGACCTTCTACAACAACGCCAACGCTTGCGTCCTCTTCCTGCCCCTGCTCCTGGCGCTGGGGGAGCTCCGGGCCCTCCTCGCCTTCCCCCAGCTGGGCAGCGCCCACTTCTGGGCTATGATGACGCTGGGCGGCCTGTTCGGCTTCGCCATCGGCTATGTGACGGGACTGCAGATCAAGTTCACCAGTCCCCTGACCCACAACGTGTCTGGCACAGCCAAAGCCTGTGCCCAGACGGTGCTGGCCGTCCTCTACTACGAGGAGGCCAAGAGCTTTCTCTGGTGGACGAGCAACATGATGGTGCTGGGGGGCTCCTCTGCTTATACCTGGGTCAGGGGCCGGGAGATGAAGAAGACGCAGGAGGAGCCCCACCCCAGGGAGAACGAGAAGAGCAACATGGAGGTGTGA